From the Gallaecimonas mangrovi genome, one window contains:
- a CDS encoding TRAP transporter small permease, with amino-acid sequence MAAVVYRFWSKLEEGVIAFLLALMTLVTFVYVVLNNLYTPFYDLSDWLADKNWTASSDFFLSVGDFFIGLAQEMTWSTALTKALFAWLLFLGMAYGVRTAGHIGVDAVVKIFKKPVQKFLAIVGCLACLLYATMMCVASYDWVKTLFDANLYAEDLEKIHIKLWYIGAVVPVGFVLVWLRFVEILIRIIRGLQDGLGLADEAGDAMKHVVDEEQSK; translated from the coding sequence ATGGCTGCAGTAGTATATCGATTCTGGTCCAAATTGGAGGAAGGCGTTATCGCCTTCCTTTTGGCATTGATGACCCTGGTGACATTTGTCTATGTGGTACTCAATAACCTCTACACCCCCTTCTACGATTTATCCGATTGGTTAGCCGACAAGAACTGGACCGCCTCCAGCGACTTTTTCCTGTCTGTTGGCGACTTCTTTATCGGCTTAGCCCAAGAAATGACCTGGTCCACCGCTCTCACTAAAGCGTTGTTTGCCTGGCTGTTGTTCTTGGGGATGGCCTATGGCGTGCGTACCGCTGGCCACATTGGTGTGGATGCGGTGGTAAAAATCTTCAAAAAGCCGGTGCAAAAATTCCTGGCGATTGTTGGCTGCCTGGCCTGTTTGCTCTATGCCACCATGATGTGCGTGGCCAGCTACGACTGGGTAAAAACGCTGTTTGACGCCAATCTCTACGCCGAAGATCTGGAAAAAATCCATATCAAGCTCTGGTACATCGGTGCCGTGGTGCCGGTGGGCTTTGTGCTGGTATGGCTGCGCTTTGTCGAGATTTTGATTCGCATCATCCGTGGCCTGCAAGACGGCCTGGGGCTGGCTGATGAAGCCGGTGATGCCATGAAACACGTTGTTGATGAGGAACAGTCCAAATGA
- a CDS encoding TRAP transporter substrate-binding protein yields MIKFTAKALLCAVAIGFGGLAQAAEPIVIKFSHVVADSTPKGQGALLFKKLVEERLKGKVEVQVYPNSSLYGDGKEMEALLLGDVQMIAPSLAKFGQYTKKLQVFDLPFLFKDIHAVDRFQHSPTGKELLKSMENNNITGLAYWHNGMKQLSANKPLRVPRDARGLKFRVQSSDVLDAQFKAVRANPRKMAFSEVYQGLQTGVVNGAENPWSNIYSQKFNEVQKYITESNHGVLDYMVITNTKFWNGLPADIRSQLSEILEEVTDKVNAEAWALNQKAKKAVIDSGTSQVIDLTPEERAQWVKAMKPVWKQFEGEIGSNVIEAAQAANDEK; encoded by the coding sequence ATGATAAAGTTCACTGCGAAAGCACTGCTTTGTGCTGTTGCTATCGGCTTTGGGGGTCTTGCACAGGCAGCTGAACCCATTGTGATTAAATTTTCCCACGTCGTAGCAGACAGCACGCCTAAAGGCCAAGGCGCCTTATTGTTTAAAAAATTGGTGGAAGAACGGCTTAAAGGCAAGGTAGAAGTTCAGGTTTACCCTAACTCCTCCCTGTATGGCGACGGCAAGGAAATGGAAGCGCTGTTGCTGGGTGATGTGCAAATGATCGCCCCTTCTTTGGCGAAATTCGGCCAATACACTAAAAAACTGCAAGTGTTTGACCTGCCATTCCTGTTTAAAGACATCCACGCCGTTGACCGTTTTCAGCACAGCCCTACCGGTAAAGAGCTGCTGAAATCCATGGAAAACAACAACATTACAGGCCTGGCTTACTGGCACAACGGTATGAAGCAGCTGTCTGCTAACAAGCCGCTGCGCGTACCACGCGACGCCCGCGGCCTGAAATTCCGGGTGCAATCTTCCGACGTACTGGACGCCCAGTTCAAAGCGGTGCGTGCTAACCCACGTAAAATGGCATTCTCGGAAGTGTACCAAGGCCTGCAAACCGGCGTTGTTAATGGCGCGGAAAACCCATGGTCTAATATTTACTCCCAGAAATTTAACGAAGTACAAAAGTACATCACTGAATCTAACCACGGCGTTCTTGATTACATGGTGATCACCAACACCAAATTCTGGAATGGCTTGCCGGCTGATATTCGTAGCCAGCTGAGCGAAATTCTGGAAGAAGTCACCGATAAGGTGAACGCTGAAGCTTGGGCACTGAACCAAAAAGCGAAAAAAGCGGTTATCGATTCCGGTACCTCGCAAGTGATTGATCTCACTCCCGAAGAACGCGCTCAGTGGGTAAAAGCCATGAAGCCGGTGTGGAAGCAGTTCGAAGGTGAAATTGGTAGCAACGTTATCGAAGCTGCGCAGGCTGCCAACGACGAAAAATAA
- a CDS encoding winged helix-turn-helix transcriptional regulator: MPQEQPFVFNETCTPRRVLELFSTKWTSMVLYALKCGRLRTGQLQRCLPGISKKMLTQTLRELEADGLIERTVYPEVPPRVEYNLTDTGALFIEPIEMLYDWGRRHESLLGSLKLRRGKS, from the coding sequence ATGCCTCAAGAACAACCTTTTGTTTTCAATGAAACCTGTACCCCAAGAAGGGTGTTGGAACTCTTTAGCACCAAATGGACATCCATGGTGCTGTACGCCCTTAAATGCGGCCGTTTACGCACCGGCCAATTGCAGCGCTGCCTGCCGGGTATTAGCAAAAAAATGCTCACCCAAACCCTGCGTGAGCTGGAGGCCGACGGCCTGATAGAGCGCACCGTTTACCCGGAAGTGCCGCCGCGGGTGGAATACAACCTCACCGACACCGGCGCACTTTTTATTGAGCCTATTGAAATGCTCTACGACTGGGGCCGGCGGCACGAAAGTCTGCTGGGCAGCTTGAAACTCAGAAGGGGCAAAAGCTGA
- a CDS encoding secondary thiamine-phosphate synthase enzyme YjbQ, translating into MWQQKSLNLKPRSRGFHLVTDEVLAALPELSGIKVGLLHVFIQHTSASLTLNENADPTVRGDMERHVNVLAPERAPYYQHDYEGDDDMPAHIKSSLMGASVSIPISNGRLALGTWQGIWLGEHRDHGGSRRLLLTMQGE; encoded by the coding sequence ATGTGGCAGCAAAAAAGCCTGAACCTAAAGCCCCGCAGCCGCGGTTTTCATTTAGTTACCGACGAGGTGCTGGCGGCACTGCCAGAGCTGAGCGGCATCAAGGTGGGGCTTTTGCATGTGTTCATTCAGCACACCTCCGCCAGCCTGACTCTCAACGAAAACGCGGATCCGACGGTGCGCGGCGACATGGAGCGCCACGTGAACGTGTTAGCCCCCGAGCGGGCACCCTATTACCAGCATGACTACGAAGGCGACGACGATATGCCGGCCCACATTAAAAGCTCGCTGATGGGGGCAAGCGTTAGCATTCCCATTAGCAATGGCCGCTTGGCATTAGGCACCTGGCAAGGTATTTGGCTGGGCGAGCATCGCGACCACGGCGGTAGCCGCCGCTTGCTGCTAACAATGCAGGGGGAATGA